In the Caenorhabditis elegans chromosome X genome, one interval contains:
- the dct-1 gene encoding NIP3 homolog (Confirmed by transcript evidence), with amino-acid sequence MSSFLEFAKPKMLDIKRKINFASGEKTDESVQPQQQTEQSSAQQTTPSAKAVSNPFITPLTESTPGMSESWVELAPSRTSLCSSVDINMVIIDEKDKDSRLSPVSIAQSPHVEFESLEQVKYKLVREMLPPGKNTDWIWDWSSRPENTPPKTVRMVQYGSNLTTPPNSPEPELYQYLPCESDSLFNVRVVFGFLVTNIFSFVVGAAVGFAVCRKLIKHHRQ; translated from the exons ATGTCCTCATTTCTTGAGTTTGCAAAACCCAAAATGCTCGATATCAAAAGAAAGATCAACTTTGCGTCCGGCGAGAAGACGGATGAGTCTGTGCAACCGCAACAGCAGACGGAGCAGTCATCGGCTCAACAGACAACACCATCCGCAAAAGCCGTCTCAAACCCATTTATCACCCCATTGACCGAGAGTACACCTG GTATGTCAGAATCGTGGGTGGAACTGGCACCAAGCCGTACCAGTTTGTGCAGTAGCGTCGATATTAATATGGTGATCATTGATGAAAAAGATAAGGATTCGAGGCTGAGCCCAGTCTCAATCGCACAATCTCCTCACGTGGAATTCGAGAGCTTAGAACAAGTAAAGTACAAGTTGGTTAGAGAAATGCTTCCTCCCGGAAAGAATACTGATTGGATTTGGGATTGGAGCAGTCGGCCAGAAAATACACCTCCAAA GACTGTCCGTATGGTTCAATATGGCTCCAACCTTACCACTCCGCCAAACTCTCCCGAGCCAGAGCTCTACCAATACTTGCCATGCGAATCTGATTCGCTTTTCAACGTTCGCGTAGTCTTTGGTTTCTTAGTCACCAACATCTTCAGCTTTGTCGTTGGAGCAGCAGTAGG ATTTGCTGTTTGCCGGAAACTAATCAAACATCATCGTCAAtaa
- the dct-1 gene encoding NIP3 homolog (Confirmed by transcript evidence) codes for MSSFLEFAKPKMLDIKRKINFASGEKTDESVQPQQQTEQSSAQQTTPSAKAVSNPFITPLTESTPESWVELAPSRTSLCSSVDINMVIIDEKDKDSRLSPVSIAQSPHVEFESLEQVKYKLVREMLPPGKNTDWIWDWSSRPENTPPKTVRMVQYGSNLTTPPNSPEPELYQYLPCESDSLFNVRVVFGFLVTNIFSFVVGAAVGFAVCRKLIKHHRQ; via the exons ATGTCCTCATTTCTTGAGTTTGCAAAACCCAAAATGCTCGATATCAAAAGAAAGATCAACTTTGCGTCCGGCGAGAAGACGGATGAGTCTGTGCAACCGCAACAGCAGACGGAGCAGTCATCGGCTCAACAGACAACACCATCCGCAAAAGCCGTCTCAAACCCATTTATCACCCCATTGACCGAGAGTACACCTG AATCGTGGGTGGAACTGGCACCAAGCCGTACCAGTTTGTGCAGTAGCGTCGATATTAATATGGTGATCATTGATGAAAAAGATAAGGATTCGAGGCTGAGCCCAGTCTCAATCGCACAATCTCCTCACGTGGAATTCGAGAGCTTAGAACAAGTAAAGTACAAGTTGGTTAGAGAAATGCTTCCTCCCGGAAAGAATACTGATTGGATTTGGGATTGGAGCAGTCGGCCAGAAAATACACCTCCAAA GACTGTCCGTATGGTTCAATATGGCTCCAACCTTACCACTCCGCCAAACTCTCCCGAGCCAGAGCTCTACCAATACTTGCCATGCGAATCTGATTCGCTTTTCAACGTTCGCGTAGTCTTTGGTTTCTTAGTCACCAACATCTTCAGCTTTGTCGTTGGAGCAGCAGTAGG ATTTGCTGTTTGCCGGAAACTAATCAAACATCATCGTCAAtaa